The DNA window ttgaaaaccaagggtggaaaagaaatcaagtgatttttgaaaaagatgtggttaagaagatatgattggttttaaaaagatgtgattgagaagatatgatttgaaaaaataatttaaaaagatttgattttaaaaattaatgacttggctaacaagaaaagatatgattcaaacattaaacctttctcaacagaaaaggcaacatacttgaaatgttgaatcaaatcatttattgttagcaagtatgtttgaaaatgggaagaaattgattttgaaaaagatttgattgaaaagatttgatttgaaaaagatttgattttgaaaaagttgaaaacttgaaaaaaaatttgaattgaaaacaaaatcttccctcttgtgccatcctggcgttaaacgctcagaatggtgcacattctggcgtttaacgcccaaagcactatccttttgggcgttaaacgcccagccaggcaccctggcagTGTTTAAATGCCGGtttgtcttcctcactgggcgttttaaacgcccagctttttctgtgtaattcctctgctgtatgttctgaatcttcaattctctatattattgacttgaaaagacataaataaaaaatatttttggaattttaatgatgaagaataatcaagatgcaactaaaatcaaataacaatgcaagacaccaaacttagcagtttgtatacttctgacactaacaagttgagagtgcatatgataaacaacaaaacactcaagataagagaatttaaagatcagagcaagtaaatcatcaagaacaacttgaagatcactgaagacacatgaaaaatgcaagaagaacagaaatatgcaattgacaccaaacttaaaatgagactctagactcaaacaagaaatttttNNNNNNNNNNNNNNNNNNNNNNNNNNNNNNNNNNNNNNNNNNNNNNNNNNNNNNNNNNNNNNNNNNNNNNNNNNNNNNNNNNNNNNNNNNNNNNNNNNNNNNNNNNNNNNNNNNNNNNNNNNNNNNNNNNNNNNNNNNNNNNNNNNNNNNNNNNNNNNNNNNNNNNNNNNNNNNNNNNNNNNNNNNNNNNNNNNNNNNNNNNNNNNNNNNNNNNNNNNNNNNNNNNNNNNNNNNNNNNNNNNNNNNNNNNNNNNNNNNNNNNNNNNNNNNNNNNNNNNNNNNNNNNNNNNNNNNNNNNNNNNNNNNNNNNNNNNNNNNNNNNNNNNNNNNNNNNNNNNNNNNNNNNNNNNNNNNNNNNNNNNNNNNNNNNNNNNNNNNNNNNNNNNNNNNNNNNNNNNNNNNNNNNNNNNNNNNNNNNNNNNNNNNNNNNNNNNNNNNNNNNNNNNNNNNNNNNNNNNNNNNNNNNNNNNNNNNNNNNNNNNNNNNNNNNNNNNNNNNNNNNNNNNNNNNNNNNNNNNNNNNNNNNNNNNNNNNNNNNNNNNNNNNNNNNNNNNNNNNNNNNNNNNNNNNNNNNNNNNNNNNNNNNNNNNNNNNNNNNNNNNNNNNNNNNNNNNNNNNNNNNNNNNNNNNNNNNNNNNNNNNNNNNNNNNNNNNNNNNNNNNNNNNNNNNNNNNNNNNNNNNNNNNNNNNNNNNNNNNNNNNNNNNNNNNNNNNNNNNNNNNNNNNNNNNNNNNNNNNNNNNNNNNNNNNNNNNNNNNNNNNNNNNNNNNNNNNNNNNNNNNNNNNNNNNNNNNNNNNNNNNNNNNNNNNNNNNNNNNNNNNNNNNNNNNNNNNNNNNNNNNNNNNNNNNNNNNNNNNNNNNNNNNNNNNNNNNNNNNNNNNNNNNNNNNNNNNNNNNNNNNNNNNNNNNNNNNNNNNNNNNNNNNNNNNNaggtacagcagagctccacaccttaatctatggtgtgtagaaactccaccgttgaaaatacataagaacaaggtctaggcatggccgaattgccagcctcccaatgatttAAAAACTAGATGTCccaagatgatctagagatctaaagtgatcaaaagatgaaaatacaatagtaaaaggtcctatttgtagagaactagtagcctagggtttacaaagattacataaaaatccacttccgggcccacttggtgtgtgcttgggctgagcattgaagcattttcgtgtagagactcttcttggagttaaacgccagcttttgtgccagtttgggcgtttaactcccattcttgtgccagttccggcgtttaatgccggacagttttgagctgatttggaacgccggtttgggccatcaaatctcggacaaagtatggactattatatattgctggaaagcccaggatatctaattttcaacgccgttgagtgagcgccaattaggcttctttagctccaaaaaatccactttgagtgcagggaggtcagaatccaacagcatctgcagtcctttttagcctctgaatcagatttttgctNNNNNNNNNNNNNNNNNNNNNNNNNNNNNNNNNNNNNNNNNNNNNNNNNNNNNNNNNNNNNNNNNNNNNNNNNNNNNNNNNNNNNNNNNNNNNNNNNNNNNNNNNNNNNNNNNNNNNNNNNNNNNNNNNNNNNNNNNNNNNNNNNNNNNNNNNNNNNNNNNNNNNNNNNNNNNNNNNNNNNNNNNNNNNNNNNNNNNNNNNNNNNNNNNNNNNNNNNNNNNNNNNNNNNNNNNNNNNNNNNNNNNNNNNNNNNNNNNNNNNNNNNNNNNNNNNNNNNNNNNNNNNNNNNNNNNNNNNNNNNNNNNNNNNNNNNNNNNNNNNNNNNNNNNNNNNNNNNNNNNNNNNNNNNNNNNNNNNNNNNNNNNNNNNNNNNNNNNNNNNNNNNNNNNNNNNNNNNNNNNNNNNNNNNNNNNNNNNNNNNNNNNNNNNNNNNNNNNNNNNNNNNNNNNNNNNNNNNNNNNNNNNNNNNNNNNNNNNNNNNNNNNNNNNNNNNNNNNNNNNNNNNNNNNNNNNNNNNNNNNNNNNNNNNNNNNNNNNNNNNNNNNNNNNNNNNNNNNNNNNNNNNNNNNNNNNNNNNNNNNNNNNNNNNNNNNNNNNNNNNNNNNNNNNNNNNNNNNNNNNNNNNNNNNNNNNNNNNNNNNNNNNNNNNNNNNNNNNNNNNNNNNNNNNNNNNNNNNNNNNNNNNNNNNNNNNNNNNNNNNNNNNNNNNNNNNNNNNNNNcaaggaattggctattgatcaagatttgagagattgaattgcaagaaattgtaattcaatcaattaagattgccaaggagatcaatgagtgcattgattgaggaagagatgaaaatgaacttgatccggagaattgcaacatctcctgcgcccaatgaactccccaattctgatctcacccattctctttaatttctacgtttactttcatgagcaaacaccccattcccatttacaattctgtaaTTTACTTTCACCCCAATTTCTGAATTcactcaactagaacattcttctaattaaatttgcttgatcaatcaatccctgtgggattcgacctcactctattgtgagtttttacttgatgacaaattcggtacacttgccgaaggaaatttgttgagagacagtttccacctgcatcaagtttatggcgccgttgccggggaatgattgtgcatcaacaatgattaaaatAGGAGAttactagattgagcatttttgttttgttgatttaattttctgtttgagtaatttactttctgtcttAGTTAACCTCTTCCCCCTCTACTCTTTCGTGTTCTTTGTTATTTACCATTCAGTttgctaacccactaactgtttgatatattgcatcactcacaACTAACAGTAGTTCTGACAGCAATACTATCTGCACATATTGTTACTTGCTTGtacttgttggttgtatgacaggaagaagaagtgggacttcaacttccttcgattttgaaccagagaggaccctctttagattaaggagggaagcaagagaaaaatgtgcaatcggtgctgaagaggaggaggaacacTTTGAACTAAACATGGAAGGCAACATGGAAAACCAACATGAAGAAGAGGCTAATAACCAGGggggaggaggtagagcaaatcatgctggggaggatagaagagtgttaggctcttacatcaatccaaacccaggcaactgtggaagtagcattcagaaacccaccatacatgccaacaatttcgagctaaaacctcaNNNNNNNNNNNNNNNNNNNNNNNNNNNNNNNNNNNNNNNNNNNNNNNNNNNNNNNNNNNNNNNNNNNctgctcttgttccctttttcactcagggacaaggcatctaaatggcttgaattcttcccaaaagaaagcctgacaaattgggaggaggtagtgaataagtttttggcaaggttttaccccctcaaaggatcaataggctgagaactgaagtgcagacgttcagacagcaagatggggagacactttatgaagcttgggaaaggttcaaagacctaacaaggaggtgtccaccaaatatgttcaatgaatgggtgcagttgcacatcttctatgaaggcttgtcatatgaatcaaagaaggcagtagaCCATTCCTCTGGAGGATCATTGAACAaaaagaagaccattgaagaagccatagatgtaatTGAGACTGTAgttgagaatgactacttctatgcttccgaaagagggaacactagaggagtGATAGAGCTAAgcaatgtagatgctctgctggctcagaacaagctcattactaagcagctagctgacctcaccaagaagatggagaggaaccaagtggcagcaatcaccacctcctcaacaacccaagaaggagttgaagaagaagcagagggtaaccttgagcaagccaactacattgggaattcacctagacagaaccatgatccatactccaagacatacaaccctagatggaggaaccacccaaactttgggtggaggAATTAGCAAGATcaaagccaagaccagagacgttacaactccaacaacaatgcagctcatcaacaattcacacagaggacatatcAACACCCCCACAACAAGACTTTTCCACACCCATATCAAAACCACAACAACACCTCTCATCCTTCCACCTCTAATCCCAATCTACCATCAATTGATGACAGACTTTCTAAgcttgaaaccttacttgagGGAGTATGCAAAGACGTCCGAAACAGTAAAGTATTTTGAGAGGAAGTGCAGTCAAACATGCAGAATCAaaatgctgccatcaagaaaTTGGAGACACAAATTGGTCATCTATTCAAGCAGCTTTCTAATCACAACCTTTGCAATGATAACAATTCAAGCAAAGAGGAGGAGTGTCAAGCTATAACACTTAGGAGTGGGAAGGAACTTAAGGAACTCTCCCAAAAACCACAAGAAGAAGGCTCAAATGAAAAGGGAGAAGAACAAGATGGAGTTTAAACTCCCACTTCAAGtccacaaaaagaaaaagggatgcCAAAACTGAACATCTCAAGAGCTCCATATCCTCAGCagttgaagaaaaaagaagatgacAACCAGTTCGTGagattcttggaaatctttaagaaactacaaatcaacataccctttgcAGAAGCAATagaacaaatgccactctatgccaagttcttgaaggagctgatgactaagaagagaagctggaagaacaaTGAGACTATGATACTAACcgaagaatgtagtgctatcATCCAGCACAAACTACCCCAGAAGTTgaaggatcctgggagctttcaGATCCCTTGTATTATAGGGGAAATCACAGTAGAGAAGGCCCTTTGTGGCTTAGGAGCCAGCATCAATTTGATGTCAGTAGCAatgatgaggaagatgaagatcgaggaggctaaaccaacaaaaatggcCTTACAACTGGCAGACCGATCGTTCAAGTTCCCTCATGGCAtagtagaggatttgttggtgaAAGTAGGAGACTTCATATTCCCGGCAGATTTTGTAGTGTTGGACATGCAGGAGGAAGCCAAGACCTCCATTATTCTGGGAAGGCCGTTCTTGGCTACTGCTGGAGCtatcattgatgtacaaaaaggtgATCTTACCTTGAGATTACACAATGAAAAGATGACATTCAATGTGTTcaaggccatgagttacccacCAGAATAATTGGGGGAATGCATGAGGTTAGACGCACTTGAAGAAGAAGTGCTGGAGTGTTTTGAAGAAGAGGAGCATGAAGAGCCCGAGAGATCAATGGAGGAGGACTATATATCAAGTGAGGATGTTGCAACAGCAGAGAGTCATGTTCAAGATGCACCAAAGGAAGAGACTGAAAAGTCAGAAGCACCCAAGGTTGAACTCAAAGCATTGCCACCCACTCTCAAATATGCATACCTAGGAGAAAATGAAAACtacccagtgatcataagcCCATGCCTCAGCCAAGATCAAGAGGATGAACTGCTCAAGGTGCTGCGGGAGCATAAGGACGCCATTGGATGGACCCTTGCTGACCTGAAGGGAGAACAAAGATTGCTAAGTGcaatcatgcgtacgcatgacccatgTGTACACATCATTCTCCAAAACTTGCCatatcatgcgtacgcatgaagCATGCGTACGCACGATGCCAAACCAAAATGAAAATGTTTTTGTACAAGCATCATGCAACTATCATGTGTACGCACGATCCAAAACCAgagtgaaaatatttttgtgcaaGCATCGTGCAAGTATCGTGTATACCCATGATGCCAAACcagaatgaaaatatttttgttcgaGCATCGTGCGAGTATTATGCGTACACACGAtgccataaaatagtggtttatcacttgcccatatggagtgtttgcctacaggcgcatgccatttgggctatgtaatgcacctgtgactttccaacgctgcatgctttctattttctcagatatgatagagaaattaattaaaggttttatggatgatttctcgGTATTCGGAGATTCTTTTACTAGTTGCTTGAATCACCTAGCCTTGGTATTGAAAAGATACCAAGAGACCAATTTGGTCttgaactgggagaaatgtcactttatggtgacaggAGGAATAGTTCTTGGCCATAAGATTTCTAAC is part of the Arachis duranensis cultivar V14167 chromosome 1, aradu.V14167.gnm2.J7QH, whole genome shotgun sequence genome and encodes:
- the LOC107491495 gene encoding uncharacterized protein LOC107491495 encodes the protein MILTEECSAIIQHKLPQKLKDPGSFQIPCIIGEITVEKALCGLGASINLMSVAMMRKMKIEEAKPTKMALQLADRSFKFPHGIVEDLLVKVGDFIFPADFVVLDMQEEAKTSIILGRPFLATAGAIIDVQKGDLTLRLHNEKMTFNVFKAMSYPPE